From a region of the Burkholderia lata genome:
- a CDS encoding LysR family transcriptional regulator, with product MPSLRQIQYFLTVADLGGFTPAASALHVAQSALSRQIGQLEDELEFRLFDREPRGVRLTPAGAIYRDRVASIPATLTAAADEGAQLSRGEAGVLRLLHSSTVPVGSLMPVLERFMSACPGARIDLDRASSEDQVLEIANGNADIGIVRLPVLRRDPRVRFVELAAERLCVAVPAGHPLACRKRTTISRLRHEPFVSAVYRERGGLARVVIDLCLTRGFVPASARIVSPKTSMLNLVAAGLGVAIVPERMASLGIDGVVFVPISDEDAKSVCALVLPVEPTALAEAFVRIVAE from the coding sequence ATGCCATCCCTGAGGCAAATCCAGTATTTCCTGACCGTGGCCGATCTCGGCGGCTTCACGCCGGCCGCGAGCGCGCTCCACGTCGCGCAGTCGGCGCTCAGCCGGCAGATCGGTCAACTGGAAGACGAATTGGAGTTCCGGCTGTTCGACCGGGAGCCGAGAGGCGTACGGCTCACGCCGGCCGGCGCGATCTATCGCGATCGCGTGGCGTCGATTCCGGCGACCCTGACCGCCGCGGCCGACGAGGGCGCGCAGTTGTCGCGCGGCGAAGCGGGCGTATTGCGGCTCCTGCATTCGAGCACCGTTCCCGTCGGCAGCCTGATGCCGGTGCTCGAGCGCTTCATGAGCGCGTGTCCGGGCGCGCGGATCGATCTCGACCGCGCGTCGTCCGAGGATCAGGTGCTGGAGATCGCGAACGGCAACGCCGATATCGGGATCGTTCGTCTGCCGGTGCTGCGCCGCGATCCGCGCGTGCGCTTCGTCGAGCTCGCGGCCGAGCGATTGTGCGTGGCGGTGCCGGCCGGTCATCCGCTCGCGTGCCGCAAGCGCACGACGATCTCGCGGCTGCGGCACGAGCCGTTCGTATCGGCCGTGTATCGGGAGCGGGGCGGATTGGCGCGCGTCGTGATCGACCTTTGCCTGACGCGTGGATTCGTGCCGGCGAGCGCCCGGATCGTGTCGCCGAAGACGTCGATGCTGAATCTCGTCGCAGCCGGGCTGGGCGTCGCGATCGTGCCGGAACGGATGGCGAGTCTCGGGATCGACGGAGTCGTCTTCGTGCCGATTTCGGATGAAGACGCGAAGTCGGTGTGCGCGCTGGTGTTGCCGGTCGAGCCGACGGCGCTGGCCGAGGCGTTCGTGCGGATTGTCGCGGAATAA
- a CDS encoding 3-keto-5-aminohexanoate cleavage protein produces the protein MNHEVIITCAVTGAGDTVGKHPAIPVTPKEIAAAAIEAAKAGATVAHCHVRDPQTGRGSRDPNLYREVVDRIRSADVDVIINLTAGMGGDLEIGPGEDPMRFGKGTDLVGGLTRLAHVEELLPEICTLDCGTLNFGDGDYIYVSTPAQLRAGAKRIQELGVKPELEIFDTGHLWFAKQLLKEGLLDDPPLFQLCLGIPWGAPADTGTMKAMVDNLPPGAHWAGFGIGRMQMPMVAQAMLLGGHVRVGLEDNIWLDRGVHATNGTLVERAREVIERLGGRVLTPAEGRRKLGLPARGERLLERRAVAEFA, from the coding sequence ATGAACCACGAAGTCATCATCACCTGCGCCGTCACCGGTGCGGGCGATACGGTCGGCAAGCATCCGGCGATTCCGGTCACGCCGAAGGAGATCGCGGCCGCCGCGATCGAGGCCGCGAAGGCCGGCGCGACGGTGGCGCACTGCCACGTGCGCGATCCGCAGACGGGGCGCGGCAGCCGCGACCCGAACCTGTACCGCGAAGTGGTCGACCGCATCCGCTCGGCCGACGTCGACGTGATCATCAACCTGACGGCCGGCATGGGCGGCGATCTCGAGATCGGTCCGGGCGAGGACCCGATGCGTTTCGGCAAGGGCACCGACCTGGTTGGCGGCCTCACGCGGCTCGCGCACGTCGAGGAACTGCTGCCCGAGATCTGCACGCTCGACTGCGGCACGCTGAATTTCGGCGACGGCGACTACATCTACGTGTCGACGCCCGCGCAGCTGCGCGCCGGCGCGAAGCGCATCCAGGAACTCGGCGTGAAGCCGGAGCTGGAGATCTTCGACACGGGCCATCTGTGGTTCGCGAAGCAGTTGCTGAAGGAAGGGCTGCTCGACGATCCGCCGCTGTTCCAGCTGTGCCTCGGCATTCCGTGGGGCGCACCGGCCGACACGGGCACGATGAAGGCGATGGTCGACAACCTGCCGCCGGGCGCGCACTGGGCCGGCTTCGGGATCGGCCGCATGCAGATGCCGATGGTCGCGCAGGCGATGCTGCTCGGCGGCCACGTGCGGGTCGGCCTCGAAGACAACATCTGGCTCGATCGCGGCGTGCATGCGACCAACGGCACGCTCGTCGAGCGCGCGAGAGAAGTCATCGAACGGCTTGGCGGTCGCGTGCTGACGCCGGCCGAAGGCCGCCGCAAGCTCGGCTTGCCCGCACGCGGCGAGCGTCTGCTCGAACGCCGTGCTGTCGCCGAATTCGCGTGA
- a CDS encoding isocitrate lyase yields the protein MAQYQDDIKAVAGLKENHGSAWNAISPEYAARMRAQNKFKTGLDIAKYTAKIMRADMAAYDADPAKYTQSLGCWHGFIGQQKMISIKKHFNSTERRYLYLSGWMVAALRSEFGPLPDQSMHEKTSVSALIRELYTFLRQADARELGGLFRELDAAKDATAKAAIQDKIDNHVTHVVPIIADIDAGFGNAEATYLLAKQFIEAGACCIQIENQVSDEKQCGHQDGKVTVPHEDFLAKIRAIRYAFLELGVDDGIIVARTDSLGAGLTKQIAVTSTPGDLGDQYNAFLDCEELSADQLGNGDVVIKRDGKLLRPKRLPSNLFQFRAGTGEARCVLDCITSLQNGADLLWIETEKPHIAQIGGMVSEIRKVIPNAKLVYNNSPSFNWTLNFRQQAYDALKAEGKDVSAYDRAQLMSVEYDETELAKLADEKIRTFQADAAREAGIFHHLITLPTYHTAALSTDNLAKEYFGDQGMLGYVAGVQRKEIRQGIACVKHQNMSGSDIGDDHKEYFSGDAALKAAGKDNTMNQF from the coding sequence ATGGCCCAGTATCAAGACGACATCAAGGCAGTTGCCGGTTTGAAAGAAAACCACGGCAGCGCGTGGAATGCGATCAGCCCCGAGTACGCTGCCCGCATGCGTGCCCAGAACAAGTTCAAGACGGGCCTGGACATCGCCAAGTACACCGCGAAGATCATGCGCGCCGACATGGCCGCCTACGACGCCGACCCGGCCAAGTACACGCAGTCGCTGGGTTGCTGGCACGGCTTCATCGGCCAGCAGAAGATGATCTCCATCAAGAAGCACTTCAACAGCACCGAACGCCGCTACCTGTACCTGTCCGGCTGGATGGTCGCTGCGCTGCGTTCCGAGTTCGGCCCGCTGCCGGACCAGTCGATGCACGAAAAGACCTCGGTCAGCGCGCTGATCCGCGAGCTGTACACGTTCCTGCGCCAGGCCGACGCCCGTGAACTGGGCGGCCTGTTCCGCGAGCTCGACGCCGCCAAGGACGCCACGGCGAAGGCAGCAATCCAGGACAAGATCGACAACCACGTCACGCACGTCGTGCCGATCATCGCCGACATCGACGCCGGTTTCGGCAACGCGGAAGCCACGTACCTGCTGGCCAAGCAATTCATCGAAGCAGGCGCATGCTGCATCCAGATCGAAAACCAGGTGTCCGACGAGAAGCAGTGCGGCCACCAGGACGGCAAGGTCACCGTGCCGCACGAGGACTTCCTCGCGAAGATCCGCGCGATCCGCTACGCGTTCCTGGAACTGGGCGTGGACGACGGCATCATCGTGGCCCGTACCGACTCGCTCGGCGCCGGCCTGACCAAGCAGATCGCCGTGACCAGCACGCCGGGCGACCTGGGCGACCAGTACAACGCGTTCCTCGATTGCGAAGAACTGTCGGCCGACCAACTGGGCAACGGTGACGTCGTCATCAAGCGCGACGGCAAGCTGCTGCGTCCGAAGCGCCTGCCGAGCAACCTGTTCCAGTTCCGCGCCGGCACGGGCGAAGCGCGCTGCGTGCTCGACTGCATCACGTCGCTGCAGAACGGCGCCGACCTGCTGTGGATCGAAACCGAAAAACCGCACATCGCACAGATCGGCGGCATGGTCAGCGAGATCCGCAAGGTCATCCCGAACGCGAAGCTGGTGTACAACAACAGCCCGTCGTTCAACTGGACGCTGAACTTCCGTCAGCAGGCGTACGACGCGCTGAAGGCCGAGGGCAAGGACGTGTCGGCCTACGACCGTGCGCAGCTGATGAGCGTGGAATACGACGAGACGGAACTGGCCAAGCTGGCCGACGAGAAGATCCGTACGTTCCAGGCCGACGCAGCGCGTGAAGCAGGCATCTTCCATCACCTGATCACGCTGCCGACGTACCACACCGCCGCGCTGTCGACCGACAACCTGGCCAAGGAATACTTCGGCGACCAGGGCATGCTGGGCTACGTGGCCGGCGTGCAGCGCAAGGAAATCCGCCAGGGTATCGCCTGCGTGAAGCACCAGAACATGTCCGGTTCGGACATCGGTGACGATCACAAGGAATACTTCAGCGGCGACGCAGCGCTGAAGGCAGCAGGCAAGGACAACACGATGAACCAGTTCTGA
- a CDS encoding choline ABC transporter substrate-binding protein, which translates to MKSTKIAALAAAVLATGAFTHTALAETDAATCRTVRFADIGWTDITSTTALASTVFEALGYKPTTTIASVPISFAGLKSKQLDVSLGYWWPVQQKQLQPFLDNKSINVVEPPNLSGAKATLAVPSYEYQAGLKTFEDIAKHRAELDGKIYGIEPGSSANATIQKMIDTNQYGLGGFKLVESSEAGMLVTVERAIREKKWVVFLGWEPHPMNIQLSMNYLSGGDASFGPNYGEARVYTLTAPDFISRCPNAGKLVTNLRFSTQLENQLMQSVMNKTKPADAAKAYLKKNPQVLDPWLAGVKTFDGKDGLPAVKAYLGL; encoded by the coding sequence ATGAAGTCGACGAAGATCGCCGCGCTTGCCGCGGCCGTGCTGGCGACCGGCGCGTTCACGCACACGGCGCTTGCCGAAACGGATGCCGCGACCTGCCGCACCGTGCGTTTCGCGGATATCGGCTGGACCGACATCACGTCGACCACGGCGCTCGCGTCGACCGTGTTCGAAGCGCTCGGCTACAAGCCGACCACGACGATCGCGTCGGTGCCGATCTCGTTCGCCGGCCTGAAGAGCAAGCAGCTCGACGTGTCGCTCGGCTACTGGTGGCCCGTGCAGCAGAAGCAGCTCCAGCCGTTCCTCGACAACAAGTCGATCAACGTCGTCGAACCGCCGAACCTGTCGGGCGCGAAGGCGACGCTCGCGGTGCCGAGCTACGAATACCAGGCCGGCCTGAAGACCTTCGAGGACATCGCGAAGCACCGCGCGGAGCTCGACGGCAAGATCTACGGGATCGAGCCGGGCAGCAGCGCGAACGCGACGATCCAGAAGATGATCGACACGAACCAGTACGGGCTCGGCGGCTTCAAGCTCGTCGAATCGAGCGAGGCCGGGATGCTGGTGACGGTCGAACGTGCGATCCGCGAGAAGAAGTGGGTTGTCTTCCTGGGCTGGGAACCGCATCCGATGAACATCCAGCTGAGCATGAACTATCTCTCCGGCGGCGACGCGTCGTTCGGGCCGAACTACGGCGAAGCGCGCGTGTACACGCTCACGGCGCCCGACTTCATTTCACGTTGCCCGAACGCGGGCAAGCTCGTCACGAACCTGCGCTTCTCGACGCAGCTCGAGAACCAGCTGATGCAGTCGGTGATGAACAAGACGAAGCCGGCCGATGCCGCGAAGGCGTACCTGAAGAAGAACCCGCAGGTGCTCGATCCGTGGCTCGCGGGCGTCAAGACGTTCGACGGCAAGGACGGGCTGCCGGCCGTGAAGGCGTATCTCGGCCTGTGA